A genome region from Penaeus vannamei isolate JL-2024 chromosome 20, ASM4276789v1, whole genome shotgun sequence includes the following:
- the GC gene encoding vitamin K-dependent gamma-carboxylase, which yields MALGSLRSAKLKETIYHSMERCSGVCGLRHSLPPFSFDTFVRFLHRPCDPASLAATRIMFGVLMALDVVQERGMSVADIKWGDSTKCRFPLLEVLHPLPLPYMVLLYAVMFICSVMMCLGLKWRASCSVFVASYWYLFLLDKSSWNNHSYLYGLLSSILLLSDPHRCWSLDGTTKPGLRDSHVPFWSYVLLRTQVFLLYFLAGIKKLDPDWLLGYSMQNLSEHWVFSVFRTGLRLSF from the exons GAGACCATCTACCACTCCATGGAACGATGCAGCGGAGTATGTGGATTACGTCATAGCCTCCCCCCGTTTTCTTTCGACACCTTCGTCCGTTTTCTTCACCGCCCGTGCGACCCTGCATCCCTTGCTGCCACGCGAATTATGTTTG GGGTGTTAATGGCGCTGGATGTGGTGCAAGAACGCGGTATGAGTGTGGCGGACATTAAGTGGGGGGACTCAACTAAATGTCGATTTCCCTTGCTGGAGGTGTTGCATCCTCTGCCGCTTCCGTATATGGTTCTCTTGTACGCCGTGATGTTTATTT GCTCCGTCATGATGTGCCTCGGCCTGAAGTGGCGCGCTTCCTGCAGTGTCTTCGTGGCTTCCTACTGGTACTTGTTCCTCCTGGACAAATCCTCGTGGAACAACCACTCCTATCTGTACGGTCTCCTGTCGTCCATTCTGCTGCTGTCTGATCCTCATCGATGCTG gTCCTTAGACGGAACAACGAAGCCAGGCCTCCGCGACAGCCACGTCCCCTTCTGGAGTTACGTCCTCCTCCGAACCCaggtcttcctcctctacttcttggCCGGGATCAAGAAACTAGACCCCGACTGGCTGTTGGGTTACTCGATGCAGAACCTCTCCGAGCACTGGGTCTTCTCGGTGTTCAG AACAGGACTACGTCTATCCTTTTGA